A window from Halomicrobium urmianum encodes these proteins:
- a CDS encoding secondary thiamine-phosphate synthase enzyme YjbQ, with the protein MSTFTVETDRRLQVVDVTDRVREALPDDADGTATVFSRHTTAGVAVNEAESRLLGDYEAMLADLVPDEGWDHDELDGNADSHLRSLLVGASETVPVSEGDLGLGTWQSILLVECDGPRTRTVEVRS; encoded by the coding sequence ATGTCCACGTTCACCGTCGAGACCGACCGCCGGCTGCAGGTCGTCGACGTGACCGACAGGGTCCGCGAGGCGCTCCCCGACGACGCCGACGGCACGGCGACCGTCTTCTCCCGGCACACCACCGCCGGCGTCGCCGTCAACGAGGCCGAGTCGCGCCTGCTGGGCGACTACGAGGCGATGCTCGCCGACCTGGTGCCCGACGAGGGGTGGGACCACGACGAACTGGACGGCAACGCGGACTCCCACCTGCGCTCGCTGCTCGTGGGCGCGAGCGAGACAGTGCCCGTCAGTGAGGGCGATCTCGGCCTCGGAACCTGGCAGTCGATCCTGCTCGTCGAGTGCGACGGTCCGCGGACCCGGACGGTCGAGGTCCGGTCGTGA
- a CDS encoding DMT family transporter, with amino-acid sequence MSATSIGIGLATVATVAVAIQSLAVRLGTRTRTVTDVVAVIFAINLAVLVPATTILYGDDLGLTPMSTAAFAAGGILGSLLARFALFVGIERLGASRAEPLKSTFPLVAVVGAVVWLRESLTPSLIAGVALLVGGAVAVSWDARASPATAAGRRALADLRFPLAAALVLGIDPIFTAVGLGAGTPSLVGVTVRVLAAAAAFGLYLGWRRLRSGRRLRVGRNRWLALAGLANTVYLGAYLAALDRAPVSVVAPILGASPLVVLVGSALFVQSEERVTVRLGAAVAVLVVGVVLVLRG; translated from the coding sequence ATGTCGGCGACGTCGATCGGAATCGGGCTCGCGACGGTCGCGACGGTCGCGGTGGCGATCCAGAGCCTCGCGGTCCGGCTCGGGACGCGGACGCGGACGGTCACCGACGTCGTCGCCGTCATCTTCGCGATTAACCTGGCGGTGCTGGTCCCGGCGACGACGATTCTCTACGGCGACGACCTCGGGCTCACGCCGATGTCGACCGCCGCCTTCGCCGCCGGAGGCATCCTGGGGTCGCTGCTGGCCCGGTTCGCGCTCTTCGTCGGAATCGAGCGGCTGGGCGCCAGCAGGGCGGAGCCGCTGAAGTCGACGTTCCCGCTGGTGGCCGTCGTCGGCGCCGTCGTCTGGCTCCGGGAGTCGCTGACGCCGTCGCTGATCGCCGGCGTCGCCCTCCTCGTCGGCGGCGCCGTGGCGGTGTCCTGGGACGCCCGCGCGAGCCCCGCGACCGCGGCCGGACGACGGGCGCTGGCCGACCTCCGCTTCCCGCTGGCCGCGGCCCTGGTGCTGGGGATCGACCCCATCTTCACCGCGGTCGGGCTCGGTGCGGGGACGCCGTCGCTCGTCGGCGTGACCGTCCGCGTCCTCGCGGCGGCCGCCGCGTTCGGGCTCTACCTCGGCTGGCGCCGGCTCCGCAGCGGGCGACGCCTCCGGGTCGGCCGCAATCGGTGGCTCGCCCTCGCCGGGCTGGCCAACACGGTGTACCTCGGGGCGTACCTCGCCGCGCTCGACCGGGCGCCCGTCTCCGTGGTCGCGCCGATTCTCGGGGCGAGTCCGCTGGTCGTCCTCGTCGGATCGGCCCTCTTCGTCCAGAGCGAGGAGCGGGTGACCGTCCGGCTGGGCGCGGCGGTCGCCGTGCTCGTCGTGGGCGTCGTCCTCGTCCTGCGCGGATAG
- a CDS encoding AMP-dependent synthetase/ligase: protein MSDAEPSDQGEGAPAAPDGTIPELFEASADRAAGRAAQLYKGVGGRSLTGTAIERPLRGEYGALTYEDARSVVRRLAAGFRDLGVEPGDRMAIYADTRMEWALTDFALLAAGAVVTTVYTGASTEQVRHLLADPGASGVVVGGAEQLERVRAVEDDLPVELAVAMDDVDGDERTLADVYERGEAAYDEATYQSWLAERDPSDLASLVYTSGTTGEPKGVRLTHRNFRANVDQMYRRLGPDADRGPDTPALSADTTTISVLPLAHVFERLVGHFLMFGAGATVGYAESPATFADDLAAIRPNAGASVPRLYERLLDGMRERAGESPLGERVFSWAVDVAREWARADDPGPWLRARRAVADRLVYGDVREALGGDLEFMISGGGSLPKALCETYVGMGVPILEGYGLTEASPVVSVNPPDDVRPGTLGPPVPGVDVRIDASVVDADDFDADGEVGELLVRGPNVTDGYWNRPEATAEAFTDEAPAVAATVESDGGPASRDSEGNDGGAWLHTGDLIERTADDYLVFHDRLTDLLVLSTGKNVAPRPVEDALATSDRIDQTMLVGDGRSSVGALIVPNAAAARRWGEREGLALPDDRAALCRDERVREWVGEAVADVNADLDRPAKVREFALVAGPWTPENGLLTPSLKKRRGAIRGEHADALDRIYGE, encoded by the coding sequence ATGTCAGATGCCGAGCCCAGCGACCAGGGCGAGGGCGCGCCCGCGGCCCCCGACGGGACGATTCCGGAGCTGTTCGAGGCGAGCGCTGACCGGGCGGCCGGCCGCGCCGCGCAGCTGTACAAGGGCGTCGGCGGTCGCTCGCTGACCGGGACCGCGATCGAGCGGCCGCTCCGGGGCGAGTACGGGGCGCTCACCTACGAGGATGCGCGGTCGGTCGTCCGCCGGCTGGCGGCCGGCTTCCGCGACCTGGGCGTCGAGCCCGGTGACCGGATGGCTATCTACGCGGACACACGCATGGAGTGGGCGCTGACCGACTTCGCCCTGCTGGCCGCCGGCGCGGTCGTGACGACCGTCTACACGGGCGCCTCGACGGAGCAGGTGCGACACCTGCTGGCCGATCCCGGCGCGAGCGGCGTCGTGGTCGGCGGCGCCGAGCAGCTGGAGCGGGTCCGCGCGGTCGAGGACGACCTGCCGGTCGAGCTCGCCGTGGCGATGGACGACGTCGACGGAGACGAGAGGACGCTGGCGGACGTCTACGAGCGCGGCGAGGCGGCCTACGACGAGGCGACCTACCAGTCCTGGCTCGCGGAGCGGGACCCCTCGGACCTGGCCAGCCTCGTGTACACGTCGGGGACGACGGGCGAGCCCAAGGGCGTGCGGCTCACGCACCGCAACTTCCGGGCCAACGTCGACCAGATGTACCGCCGACTCGGGCCCGACGCCGACCGCGGTCCTGACACCCCTGCGCTCTCGGCCGACACGACGACGATCTCCGTTCTGCCGCTGGCGCACGTCTTCGAGCGCCTCGTGGGTCACTTCCTGATGTTCGGTGCCGGCGCGACGGTGGGCTACGCGGAGTCGCCGGCGACGTTCGCCGACGACCTCGCCGCGATCCGACCGAACGCCGGCGCGAGCGTCCCCCGCCTCTACGAGCGCCTCTTGGACGGGATGCGCGAGCGGGCCGGCGAGTCGCCGCTGGGCGAGCGGGTCTTCTCGTGGGCGGTCGACGTCGCCCGCGAGTGGGCGCGAGCCGACGACCCCGGGCCGTGGCTGCGGGCCCGCCGCGCCGTCGCCGACCGCCTGGTCTACGGCGACGTGCGCGAGGCGCTGGGCGGCGACCTCGAGTTCATGATCAGCGGCGGCGGGAGCCTCCCGAAAGCCCTCTGCGAGACCTACGTCGGGATGGGCGTGCCGATTCTGGAGGGGTACGGCCTCACCGAGGCGTCCCCGGTCGTCTCGGTCAACCCGCCCGACGACGTCCGCCCGGGGACGCTGGGGCCGCCGGTCCCCGGTGTCGACGTCCGGATCGACGCGTCGGTCGTCGACGCCGACGACTTCGACGCCGACGGCGAGGTGGGCGAGCTGCTCGTCCGCGGCCCGAACGTCACCGACGGCTACTGGAACCGCCCGGAGGCCACAGCCGAGGCGTTCACCGACGAGGCTCCAGCCGTCGCGGCGACCGTCGAGTCCGACGGCGGGCCGGCCAGCCGTGATTCAGAGGGGAACGATGGCGGCGCCTGGCTCCACACGGGCGACCTCATCGAGCGGACCGCGGACGACTACCTGGTCTTCCACGACCGACTGACCGACCTGCTCGTGCTCTCGACGGGGAAGAACGTCGCACCCCGGCCGGTCGAGGACGCGCTCGCGACGAGCGACCGGATCGACCAGACCATGCTCGTCGGCGACGGCCGCAGCAGCGTCGGCGCGCTGATCGTCCCCAACGCCGCGGCGGCCCGGCGGTGGGGCGAGCGCGAGGGGCTGGCCCTGCCCGACGACCGCGCGGCGCTGTGTCGCGACGAGCGCGTCCGCGAGTGGGTCGGCGAGGCAGTCGCCGACGTCAACGCCGACCTCGACCGGCCGGCGAAGGTCCGCGAGTTCGCCCTCGTCGCCGGCCCGTGGACTCCGGAGAACGGCCTGCTCACGCCGTCGCTGAAGAAGCGCCGCGGGGCGATTCGGGGGGAGCACGCCGACGCGCTGGATCGGATCTACGGGGAGTGA
- a CDS encoding winged helix-turn-helix domain-containing protein, with protein sequence MTEDAVSEDADLADVVALLDDEHVRSILVATSAEPLSAKELADRCDLSVSSIYRRVDDLRDLNLLEERTRPRSDGHHETVYVSALDRFELTISDGVLDWTVDRAGDDVADELSRMWGNF encoded by the coding sequence ATGACAGAGGACGCTGTGAGCGAGGACGCCGACCTTGCCGACGTCGTCGCGCTGCTGGACGACGAGCACGTCCGGTCGATCCTCGTCGCGACGAGCGCGGAACCGCTGTCGGCGAAGGAACTGGCCGATCGCTGCGACCTCTCGGTGTCCTCGATCTACCGGCGGGTCGACGACCTGCGCGACCTGAATCTCCTCGAGGAGCGCACCCGGCCCCGCAGCGACGGCCACCACGAGACCGTGTACGTCTCCGCGCTCGACCGGTTCGAGCTGACGATCAGCGACGGGGTGCTGGACTGGACGGTCGACCGGGCCGGCGACGACGTCGCCGACGAGCTCTCCAGAATGTGGGGGAACTTCTGA
- a CDS encoding SpoVR family protein, which translates to MSTDDHVRKQRIADGLEEPVDEAANLAERLGLSPYPVNYWIVDYDEMNELIAYGGFQQRYPHWRWGMKYDRQRKQGQFLGGKAFEIVNNDDPAHAFLQESNELADQKAVITHVEAHADFFANNEWFGLFTDRGVERGGDGRGPDASAMLARHSEAIEEYMQDPEIDRSEVEKWIDHVLCLEDNIDQHQPYVRVQVDGEDGRSDEELADVADQLEDLELSEEVRHQVFDDEWLDAQRDDEEAVTFPEEPEEDLLAFLRKHGRQYDDEAGKAVEMADWQREILEILRRESYYFAPQKMTKVLNEGWAAYWESMMMGEENFAGDDEFLLYAEHQARVLGSPGLNPYKLGKELWEYVENSVNRREVVERLLRVEGITWRNFQDVIDFERVQELLEPEPRLVDVPGHLDELDPDDPRVDAETLATARDGDVDVEQYPWKVLTYDGLVERHYSLVKPQYRGFVSRISQNELERISRYMFDDARYDSVEDAVADVDYARGWDRMREIRESHNDVTFLDEFLTQEFVDEHNYFTYEYTRASDEYRATSTEAADVKKKLLLQFTNFGKPTITVADGNYRNRNELLLTHQYNGVVLDVEQAKDTLERVFELWGRPVNLLTIDKEYDEHDVEVARRRDREPEPEEVGKRLRYDGEAVTVEQVDWSAVEHLAADDVDYDTKPDEWLA; encoded by the coding sequence ATGAGCACCGACGATCACGTCCGCAAACAGCGGATCGCCGACGGACTCGAAGAGCCGGTCGACGAGGCCGCGAACCTGGCCGAGCGGCTGGGCCTGTCGCCGTACCCGGTCAACTACTGGATCGTCGACTACGACGAGATGAACGAGCTGATCGCCTACGGCGGGTTCCAGCAGCGGTACCCGCACTGGCGCTGGGGGATGAAGTACGACCGCCAACGCAAGCAGGGCCAGTTCCTCGGCGGCAAGGCCTTCGAGATCGTCAACAACGACGACCCCGCCCACGCCTTCCTCCAGGAGTCCAACGAACTGGCCGACCAGAAGGCCGTGATCACCCACGTCGAGGCCCACGCCGACTTCTTCGCCAACAACGAGTGGTTCGGCCTGTTCACCGACCGCGGCGTCGAGCGGGGCGGCGACGGCCGCGGCCCCGACGCCTCCGCGATGCTCGCACGCCACAGCGAGGCCATCGAGGAGTACATGCAGGACCCAGAGATCGACCGCAGCGAGGTCGAGAAGTGGATCGACCACGTCCTCTGCCTGGAGGACAACATCGACCAGCACCAGCCCTACGTCCGGGTCCAGGTCGACGGCGAGGACGGCCGCTCCGACGAGGAACTGGCCGACGTCGCCGACCAGCTCGAGGATCTGGAGCTGTCCGAGGAGGTCCGCCACCAGGTGTTCGACGACGAGTGGCTCGACGCCCAGCGCGACGACGAGGAGGCCGTGACCTTCCCCGAGGAGCCCGAGGAGGACCTGCTGGCCTTCCTCCGCAAACACGGCCGTCAGTACGACGACGAGGCCGGCAAGGCCGTCGAGATGGCGGACTGGCAGCGGGAGATACTGGAGATCCTCCGCCGGGAGTCGTACTACTTCGCCCCCCAGAAGATGACGAAGGTGCTCAACGAGGGCTGGGCCGCCTACTGGGAGTCGATGATGATGGGCGAGGAGAACTTCGCCGGCGACGACGAGTTCCTCCTCTACGCCGAGCACCAGGCCCGGGTGCTGGGCTCGCCCGGCCTCAACCCCTACAAGCTCGGCAAGGAGCTGTGGGAGTACGTCGAGAACTCCGTCAACCGGCGCGAGGTCGTCGAGCGGCTCCTGCGGGTCGAGGGCATCACCTGGCGCAACTTCCAGGACGTGATCGACTTCGAGCGGGTCCAGGAGCTGCTCGAACCGGAACCGCGGCTGGTGGACGTCCCCGGTCACCTGGACGAACTCGACCCGGACGACCCCAGAGTCGACGCGGAGACCCTGGCCACGGCTCGGGACGGCGACGTCGACGTCGAGCAGTACCCCTGGAAGGTGCTGACCTACGACGGGCTGGTCGAGCGCCACTACTCGCTGGTCAAGCCCCAGTACCGCGGGTTCGTCTCCCGGATCAGCCAGAACGAGCTGGAGCGGATCTCCCGGTACATGTTCGACGACGCCCGCTACGACTCGGTCGAGGACGCGGTCGCCGACGTCGACTACGCCCGCGGCTGGGACCGGATGCGCGAGATCCGCGAGAGCCACAACGACGTGACCTTCCTCGACGAGTTCCTCACCCAGGAGTTCGTCGACGAGCACAACTACTTCACCTACGAGTACACCCGCGCGTCCGACGAGTACCGCGCCACCTCGACGGAAGCCGCCGACGTCAAGAAGAAGCTCCTGCTGCAGTTCACCAACTTCGGCAAGCCCACCATCACCGTCGCGGACGGCAACTACCGCAACCGGAACGAGCTACTGTTGACCCACCAGTACAACGGCGTCGTGCTGGACGTGGAGCAGGCCAAGGACACGCTCGAGCGCGTCTTCGAGCTGTGGGGCCGCCCCGTCAACCTACTGACCATCGACAAGGAGTACGACGAACACGACGTCGAGGTCGCCCGCCGGCGCGACCGCGAGCCCGAGCCCGAGGAGGTCGGCAAGCGCCTCCGCTATGACGGCGAGGCGGTCACGGTCGAGCAGGTCGACTGGTCGGCCGTCGAGCACCTCGCGGCCGACGACGTCGACTACGACACGAAGCCCGACGAGTGGCTGGCGTAA
- a CDS encoding DUF3892 domain-containing protein — protein sequence MTGTWADFVITGVRYADDGDHVAALRRHTDDGERLSPPATVDRSAAIELIRLGYDYCTAIEREDRFHRGGDVTLVNAGDDPYLRTDGTETAADNFGELPEF from the coding sequence ATGACCGGGACCTGGGCCGACTTCGTGATCACCGGCGTCCGCTACGCCGATGACGGCGACCACGTCGCCGCGCTGCGGCGCCACACCGACGACGGCGAGCGGCTCTCGCCACCGGCGACTGTCGACCGATCCGCCGCGATCGAGTTGATCCGCCTCGGGTACGACTACTGTACGGCAATCGAACGCGAGGACCGGTTCCATCGCGGCGGCGACGTGACCCTCGTGAACGCCGGCGACGACCCCTACCTCAGGACCGACGGCACCGAAACGGCCGCCGACAACTTCGGCGAGTTGCCCGAGTTCTGA
- a CDS encoding VWA domain-containing protein — translation MSSTHAFVRTVATGDLQRPFGLAFDDPRDRLLIADGAGHHVAHFDATASSPTTETIGSYGTDSSTEGLSVPMDVAVDGDGNLVVLDAGNVELDRYSYDAAADAYGYDGGFLGGTRGTFAGTELADPTALTWRGGDWYVLDAGNDRVVRVDGASGSASEAVTGGSWGDASGIAVDGAGTVYVSDRSGDVVTVHGGSSGPLGGTGSRDGEFRDPVGLAVDASDHLYVVDDGNRRVQEFDASGAHAESFGRSGQFGAGHGIAVGGGSAYVADVSRGAVHEYAAAGGPSARVEESTLDFGAVEVGYTLRAAVTVHNDGGAPLSVTNVTATGDGFDARTASATVPPGDSERVEVAFGPTDVAVSSGELRIDHDGPGSAASVVLLGRGVEPTPVEAGLVLDRSGSMRQPAGGQSKMAALQRAADTFVDLLRAGVGDELTVVGFDDSAAVVHPLEAVTESPRNTRRAAKRAIRSLSPGGTTSIGDGVVTARSEFGSDGDDVRRVLVVVSDGMENEPPYVLPADEQRGVDLSTLSGFAVHTVGLGLGSEVDLPVLSKLAGQSADEEAPEDGSFHLTEERWLRLQKFFLEILADAIGEYVAVDPTYDVDAGDGVDVAATLGEVDHAATFAAYWDDPQASVDVGLRAPDGTLVDPTFAGSAAGVRQGGTATSQFYRVDLPLAAAGGAHAGDWALVVRNRSSPGRQITAGVSVIVDSDLGVDCSVHRDADATGNPARLDLELTEEGAAVAPDAVDVAVERPVHSRGELYADLLAGEGVDDGDGPDDGVGDGSNPDGSVVGDERVDRTAFSESLEALDAADDASADAAVRLYDAAFDRLDPDRDPSEDYAADGIRGELAEAVRRDPRFRERTTTRPDVEAGEGAETPVSAHLDPLRAEGAYDVHAVVEYERQGRTLTRECRATLAAVSRPSPARTTAEVVDERSVGDAESLRVRVTPRDQVDNLLGPALADEVSVAVDAGSAGEVVDRGDGSYRFRVDVPAEAARAGAAFERVDDVGRERAEALRSAGFETLADVLAADSDRLESVAGVGTGLAERLRQSAAGGAGSPTVSVSLREATLSWTLPELRAGVGRREPTGPQRTPNGARER, via the coding sequence ATGAGTTCCACCCACGCGTTCGTGCGGACGGTCGCGACGGGCGACCTGCAGCGCCCGTTCGGCCTCGCCTTCGACGACCCGCGGGACAGGCTCCTGATCGCCGACGGCGCGGGCCACCACGTCGCCCACTTCGACGCGACGGCGTCGTCGCCGACGACGGAGACGATCGGTAGCTACGGGACGGACTCCTCGACCGAGGGACTGTCGGTCCCGATGGACGTCGCCGTCGACGGCGACGGGAACCTCGTCGTCCTCGACGCCGGTAACGTCGAACTCGACCGGTATTCCTACGACGCCGCGGCCGACGCGTACGGCTACGACGGTGGGTTCCTCGGCGGGACCCGCGGGACGTTTGCGGGGACCGAGCTCGCCGACCCGACCGCGCTGACGTGGCGGGGCGGCGACTGGTACGTCCTCGACGCCGGGAACGACAGGGTCGTGCGAGTCGACGGCGCGTCGGGATCGGCGTCGGAGGCGGTCACCGGCGGGAGCTGGGGCGACGCGAGCGGCATCGCCGTCGACGGTGCGGGCACCGTGTACGTCTCGGACCGATCCGGGGACGTCGTCACGGTCCACGGCGGGTCCAGCGGACCGCTGGGCGGCACCGGGAGTCGCGACGGCGAGTTCCGTGATCCGGTCGGTCTCGCCGTCGACGCGTCGGACCACCTGTACGTCGTCGACGACGGCAACCGCCGCGTCCAGGAGTTCGACGCGAGCGGCGCCCACGCCGAGTCGTTCGGCCGCTCCGGCCAGTTCGGAGCCGGACACGGGATCGCCGTCGGCGGCGGATCGGCGTACGTCGCCGACGTCAGCCGGGGCGCGGTCCACGAGTACGCCGCCGCCGGCGGTCCGAGTGCGCGCGTCGAGGAGTCGACGCTCGATTTCGGCGCCGTCGAGGTCGGCTACACGCTCCGGGCCGCCGTGACCGTCCACAACGACGGCGGCGCGCCGCTCTCGGTGACGAACGTCACCGCGACCGGTGACGGTTTCGACGCCCGGACCGCGTCGGCGACGGTGCCGCCCGGCGACAGCGAACGGGTCGAGGTGGCCTTCGGCCCGACTGACGTCGCGGTCTCGTCCGGCGAACTGCGCATCGATCACGACGGCCCCGGAAGCGCGGCGTCCGTCGTCCTGCTCGGCCGCGGCGTCGAACCGACGCCGGTCGAGGCGGGACTGGTGCTCGACCGCTCCGGGAGCATGCGCCAGCCGGCGGGCGGCCAGTCGAAGATGGCGGCCCTCCAGCGCGCCGCCGACACGTTCGTGGACCTGCTGCGTGCGGGCGTCGGCGACGAGCTGACCGTCGTCGGGTTCGACGACAGCGCCGCCGTCGTCCACCCGCTCGAGGCGGTCACCGAGTCCCCGCGGAACACCCGGCGTGCGGCGAAGCGCGCGATCCGCTCGCTGTCGCCGGGCGGGACCACCTCCATCGGCGACGGCGTCGTCACCGCGCGCTCGGAGTTCGGGAGCGACGGGGACGACGTCAGGCGAGTCCTGGTCGTCGTCAGCGACGGCATGGAGAACGAGCCGCCGTACGTCCTGCCCGCCGACGAGCAGCGCGGCGTGGACCTGTCGACGCTGTCGGGATTCGCCGTCCACACGGTCGGCCTGGGCCTCGGATCGGAGGTCGACCTCCCCGTCCTCTCGAAGCTCGCCGGCCAGTCCGCCGACGAGGAGGCGCCAGAGGACGGCTCGTTCCACCTCACCGAGGAGCGGTGGCTCCGCCTCCAGAAGTTCTTCCTCGAGATCCTTGCCGACGCGATCGGGGAGTACGTCGCCGTCGACCCGACGTACGACGTGGACGCCGGGGACGGCGTGGACGTCGCGGCCACGCTGGGCGAGGTCGACCACGCCGCGACGTTCGCGGCCTACTGGGACGACCCGCAGGCGAGTGTCGACGTCGGCCTCCGGGCGCCGGACGGGACGCTCGTGGATCCGACGTTCGCCGGGAGCGCCGCGGGCGTCCGGCAGGGCGGAACGGCGACATCGCAGTTCTACCGCGTCGACCTGCCGCTGGCGGCCGCGGGCGGCGCGCACGCGGGCGACTGGGCGCTCGTAGTCCGCAATCGATCGAGCCCCGGACGGCAGATCACGGCCGGGGTGTCCGTCATCGTGGACTCCGATCTCGGCGTCGATTGCTCGGTCCACCGCGACGCGGACGCGACGGGGAACCCGGCGCGCCTCGACCTCGAACTGACGGAGGAGGGGGCCGCGGTCGCGCCCGACGCCGTCGACGTCGCCGTCGAGCGACCGGTCCACAGCCGCGGGGAGCTGTACGCGGACCTGCTCGCTGGCGAGGGCGTCGACGACGGCGACGGACCCGACGACGGCGTTGGCGACGGATCGAATCCCGACGGGTCCGTCGTCGGCGACGAACGCGTCGACCGCACGGCGTTCTCCGAGTCCCTGGAGGCCCTCGACGCGGCAGACGACGCCAGCGCTGACGCGGCGGTGCGCCTGTACGACGCGGCGTTCGACCGACTCGACCCGGACCGGGATCCGTCGGAGGACTACGCGGCGGACGGGATCCGCGGCGAACTGGCCGAGGCGGTGCGGCGAGACCCCCGGTTTCGCGAGCGGACCACGACGCGGCCGGACGTCGAAGCGGGCGAGGGCGCTGAGACGCCCGTGAGCGCCCATCTCGACCCGTTGCGAGCGGAGGGTGCCTACGACGTTCACGCGGTCGTCGAGTACGAGCGCCAGGGCCGGACGCTCACTCGCGAGTGCCGGGCAACGCTCGCGGCGGTCTCGCGCCCCTCGCCCGCCCGGACGACGGCCGAGGTGGTCGACGAGCGATCGGTGGGCGACGCCGAGTCGCTGCGGGTCCGCGTGACGCCGCGGGACCAGGTCGACAACCTGCTCGGTCCGGCCCTCGCGGACGAGGTCTCCGTCGCCGTCGATGCCGGAAGCGCGGGCGAAGTGGTCGACCGCGGTGACGGGAGCTATCGGTTCCGCGTGGACGTGCCCGCCGAGGCGGCCCGGGCCGGCGCCGCCTTCGAGCGCGTCGACGACGTCGGGCGGGAGCGGGCGGAGGCGCTCCGATCGGCAGGCTTCGAGACGCTCGCGGACGTCCTCGCCGCCGATTCGGACCGTCTCGAGTCGGTCGCGGGCGTCGGAACGGGCCTCGCCGAGCGACTCCGGCAGTCCGCCGCCGGGGGAGCCGGTTCCCCCACTGTCTCGGTGTCGCTGCGCGAGGCGACGCTCTCGTGGACGCTCCCGGAACTCCGAGCGGGCGTCGGGCGGCGGGAGCCGACCGGTCCGCAGCGCACGCCGAACGGCGCGCGAGAGCGCTGA
- a CDS encoding DUF7521 family protein produces MIGFTSAVGLAAGAAATGSALVGLYIGGHAYRGLRRNDDPSMRYLSIGMILLFGVTYITALVGQGLITFRVVPVRYQNVFRLLVRVLQLTGLVTIAYSLRVATRE; encoded by the coding sequence ATGATCGGGTTCACCTCGGCCGTCGGCCTCGCGGCCGGCGCCGCGGCGACCGGGTCGGCCCTCGTCGGCCTCTACATCGGCGGCCACGCCTACCGCGGCCTGCGTCGCAACGACGACCCCTCGATGCGGTACCTCTCGATCGGGATGATCCTCCTGTTCGGAGTCACCTACATCACGGCGCTCGTCGGCCAGGGGCTCATCACCTTCCGGGTCGTCCCGGTCCGCTACCAGAACGTGTTCCGCCTCCTGGTCCGGGTCCTCCAGCTGACCGGGCTCGTCACGATCGCGTACTCGCTGCGCGTCGCGACCCGGGAGTGA